Genomic window (Gammaproteobacteria bacterium):
CCTGAAGGCGGGCGCCGGCGCGGCCCGCTTCAGGGCCGCTGCGGGGTCAGTCCCGGCACAGCTCCGTCGCCTCCTTCAGCAGACGTGCGCGACGCGGCGCCGGCAGTCGCAGCGTATCGAGTGCATCAGGTCGCGCCAGCACGTCACGGGCCAGCACCAGGCCCTGTTCGAGCAGGCGTGTCTTCTCCGCCCGCGAGAGCACGCCGAGGCAGGTCAGCGGATGCAGCCCGGAGCGGTCGATGCGCTCGCGCAGACTGCCCCCGGCGGGCTGGTCCCAGCCCACCAGCTGCAGGCCGACGCACTGGCCATAGCGCAGCGCATCGCTGCTGAAGCGGGTGTTGGTCACCAGCCAGCCCTGGTGGAAGCGCTCGCCGTTGCCCGGCTGCTGCTGCCAGCGCTGCGCCACGTCGGTGAAGCGCGCCTGGATGTACAGCGGGATCTTCACGTCGCAGACCCGGCCGGGGACATTGTGATACTTGCACTCCACCAGGAAGTGCTGATGCCCGCGATCGGCGACGACATCGACCTCGTGGCGGACGCAGCGCCCCTCGACCATCACCCGCAGCTGCACGCGGTAGCCCTCGTCCCCGAGGATGCGGGCCACGAAGTCCTCGAAGGGAAACCCCGAGGGCCCGAGGTCGAGGATGGCCTGCTTCAGCCGGTAGCGGCCGGCTACCCGCCTGGACCGGCGGTGCAGCAGCCGGAAGGCCAGCTTGTACAGGCGCCGCGTGCTGATGCCTGGCTCCAGCTCCGGCCGGATTGCCGTGGCGATGGCCGCGCTCATCTCCGGCGTGGCGCCCGCGCGCTCCAGCGAGTGGCGCAGCTTCGCGACATCGTAGGGCACCCGCTCGCCGTTGGCCTTGGTCACCAGCAAGGAAGTTTCGACAGACATGGCCGGCAAGTTAGCAGGGCTCAGTCGCCCTGCGCCAGCGCCATCACCGCGGCCGGAGCGAGGCCCCGCGCGCGCAGCGCGGCGATCTCCAGGTCGCGGTCGCGCTTGGCGAGGCGCCGCCCGCTGGCGTCGCGCAGCAGCCGGTGGTGGTGGTAGCGCGGCGGCTCGAGACCGAGCACGGCCTGCAGCAGGCGTTGCACCGGGGTGGCGGCGAACAGGTCCTCGCCGCGGGTCACCAGGGTCACGCCCTGCAGGTGATCGTCGAGCACCACGGCCAGGTGGTAGCTGACGCCGACATCCCTGCGACCGAGCACGATGTCGCCACAGGCGGATGGCGCCACGTTCTGGCGGCCCGCTTCGCCCGCCGGGCCCCGCCCGGTTTCCTCGAACCACAGTTCGCGGCCGCCCGATGCAGCGGCGCAGGCGCCGGCATCCAGCCGCCAGGCATGGGGCTCGCCGGCCGCCAGCCGCTGCTGCCGCTGCCCGGCGGGCAGGTTGCGGCAGGTGCCCGGATACAGCGGCCCCTCGGGGCCCTGCGGAGCCGCCGGCATGGCGGCGATCTCCGCGGCGATGTCGGCGCGGGTGCAGAAGCAGGGATAGGCCAGGCCGCGCGCGGCGAGAGCGGCGAGCGCGGCCCGGTAGTCCGCCAGGCGCGTCGACTGCTGCAGCACCGGCTGCTCCCAGCGCAGCCCGAGCCAGGCCAGATCCTCGATGATGCCGGCGACGAACTCCGGACGGCAGCGCGTGGTGTCGATATCCTCGATGCGCAACAGGAAGCGGCCGCCACTGCCCTCTGCCAGTCGCGCGGCGGTCATGGCGGCCAGCGCATGGCCGAGATGCAGCCGGCCGCTCGGGCTCGGCGCGAAGCGGGTGGTCTCCGGCGCATCCGGCGGCCGGCGCAGCGATGCCTGCATCCCTAGACCTTGCGCTGGCGCTCGGCGGCGATGGAGATCTGCGGATACCAGGTCTGCTCGGTGCGCTTCATGCCGCGGTCGAGCTGCATGATCAGGGCATCGACCAGGAACGGCCGTCCTTCGGCCAGCACCCGCTTGGCACGACGCAGGGCACGGCGCAGCTCCGCCGGCGTCCTGCAGTTGGCCCCCTCGATGCCGAAACCGCGGGCCAGGCCGGCGAAGTCCACCTCCGGCTTGCCCAGGTAGCCGCTCACGTCGCGCCACTGCGCGCGCGTCTGCTGGTTGCGCCACAGCGGCGAGGCGGCCTGGATGCGGTTGCGCTCGTTGTCGTAGCTGCGGTTGTTCAGCACCAGGATGAGCACGGGAATGTCATGGCGCGCGGCGGTCCACAGGCATTCGACCTGGCCGAACAGCATCGCGCCATCGCCGAGCAGGCAGGCAACCTCGCGGTCCGGCAATGCCGTCTTCACGCCGAGCGCGGCACCGATGCCCCAGCCGAGCGCGAAGCCGGTGGTCTGGCCGATGAGCCGCTTGCGGCCCGGCGAGAAGTCCAGCCACTGGTAGGGTGTGCGGTAGTCGAGTTCAGGCACGACGATGGCGTCCGCCTCCAGCACCTCCTCCAGTTCGGCGGACACCCGCTCCCAGGACATGGGGCTCGCGTTCCAGTGCTCCCGGGCGGCCTGCTGGCGCCGGTCGTCTTCCGCGACGGCCGCGGCGCGCGCCGCCGCCAGCCGCGGCTCGCGGATCGCCTGCAGGCGCTCGGCCGTGGCCATGCCGCGGATGGCATCGATCAGCGCCTGCAGCGTCTCGCGCACGCCGGCCGCGATCGGCAGGTCCACCGGCTGGCTCATGGCGATCGCCTCGGCCTCCACCCGCGCCTGGATGACGAAGGCATCGCGTGGCACCGGCGCAGTGATGAAGGCCGGATCCGGCATGGCGGCGCCAACATTGAGGAACACGTCGGTGCCGGCGCTGGCCCGCGGGAATCCCAGCCCGTGGAAGCCGGCGAACAGCGGGTGGCGGAAAGGCACATCGCCGTAGACACTCAGGCTCTGGGTGAAGGGCGCGCCGAGCAGCTCCGCCAGCGCGAGGAACTCCGCGTTGGCGCCCGCCCGCGTCACCTCGCCGCCGGCGCTGAGCAGCGGCTGGCGCGCCTCGAGCAACCGCCGCGCCGCCGTCTCGACCGGCTCCGCCTTCGGCTGCATGGCCGGTGGCACCGCGAAACGTTCCTGCGGAAAGATGACCTGCTCGACGTCACGGGCCGCCAGGATCTCGTTCGGCAGGCGGATGTGCACCGGTCCGCCCGGCGGCGTCTGCGAGACGCGGATGGCGCGCCGGGTCATCTCGCTGATCTGGCTGGTCTGCTCCACCTGCCAGAGCCACTTGGTGAATTCCGCGGCCGGCGCCAGCCAGTCGTCCATCTGCTCGAAACCGTCGCGGCCCGGGATCTCGTTGCCCGGGCCGTCGGAGAACACGGCGATGGCGGAGCGGTCCTTCCAGGCGTTGTAGAGGTTGTTGAGCGTGCTCGGCACCGCCACGCCCGGCACGAACAGCGCCGCCGGCCGCAGGCTCGCCAGCTCGAAGCCCTGCGCCATGCTGGTGGCCTGCGACTCGGACACCGAGAGGATCAGGCGCACGTCGGGGCGCAGGGTGATGGCGTCGAAGAACGGCGACATGCCGGTGGCCGTGGTGCCGAAGACGTTGCGGATGCCGGCCGCGCGCAGGGTCTCGACGAACACCTCCGCCCCGGTGCCCTTCATGCGCGTGCCGGCCGCCGGCAGCGGCTGCGCCAGCGCCACGCCGGGGTCGAGCGCCGAGGCCACGGCATCGGCCGCGGATGCGGAAAAACCGAGCGCCGCGAGGCCCAGCGTGAAATCCCGTCGCGAGAGCCCGCCGTCGGCAAAGCGCTTGACCAGACCACGCATCATCAGGCTCCTTCCACGACGGCGGCGCGCGCCCTGCCGCGCGCGTCACGGCGCCAGGCCGCCAGCGCCGCGCCGAACACCAGCAGGTTGACGGCTCCCATGAGCACGAAAGGCGCATGCGGCCCCACCACGTCGAACAGCTGGCCGCCGGCGACCGTCAGCAGGATCTGGCCGCTGGACCCGGCCAGGGTGAAGGTGCCGAGCACTGCGCCGCGGTCCTCCGCCGGCGCCTCCTGGCCGATCAGCGTGCCGGCGCTGACCACGGCGCTGGCCTCGCCGAGGCCGGCGACGATCACCGCGAGGATCATGGCGCCGCCGAGCGGATCGTCCACCAGCCCCAGCGCCAGGTAGCCCACCGCGGCGGCGGCAAAGGCGATGGCCACACCGGCCAGGCGCGGCAGCCGGTCGAGCACCAGCCCCATGCCGAAGGACCACAGCAGCCCGACCGCCTGCGAGATGCCGAAGACCATGCCGGCCCGGGCCGTCGCCGCGCTGACGCTCATGCCCGCAGCGAGGCCGGCCTGCACGATCCACAGCGACAGGAACGTGGTGATGACCGTCAGGTCGCTGCGCGCGGCGAAGGCCGTCAGGTAGCCGAGCGCGACACGCGGCCTGGCACGGCCGATGGCCACGCCGCGCAGCGTCAGCCGCAGCGGATTCGCGCGCGCCCGTGCCGCGGGTTGCGCCGGTGCGCGCAGCCCGGCCCGCATCAGCCAGGCCAGCAGCAGCACCGCCAGCGCCAGCACCCAGAAGCTCAGGCGCAGCGCCATGACCTCGCTGAAGCCGTTGCTGGCGAACACCAGCGGCAGCTTGGCGAGCACCGTCGCGGTGACCACCACGCCCAGCCCGTTGCACACGCCCACCGCGCCCATCCAGCGCCCGCGCGAGCGCTCGGCGACATACTCGGCGATCGAGGTCGAGAGCATGACGATGGCGGCGGCCATGCCGACCGCGTAGAGCAGCCGCAACGCCACCAGCCAGGCGACCGACGGCGCCAGCGGGTACACGACGAAGCCAAGCGCCATGATGCCGAGGCCGGCGATGAGCACCGGCCGGCGCCCGACGCGGTCCGACCAGGCACCGACCCCGGCGCCGAGCAGCACCACGGTGATCTCGCTCAGCGAAACGAGCAGGCCGGAGAGCGCGCCCTGCTGGTCCGTGGGGATGCCGAGCACATGGAACAGGTACGGGTTGACGAAGCTCAGGAAGGTGACCAGACCGATGGTGCTGAAGGTGCCGAACAGCAGTGTCGCGGCATTGCCCCGGCTGGTGCCCGCAGAGAGATGGAAGGGACCGAGGCGTGCTGGCGCGGCCTCGAGCGACCCGGCCTGTGCGTTGTCCATGCTGCCTTCTCCCCCCGGCGCTGTCACCGCAGTCTGTGCCGGCGACGGTGTCCCGGGCAAGCGGCAGGGTGTCGCAGAGCCGTTGGCACGCGGCGCTGGCGGTCGCCACGGCAGTTGCTACAATCCTGGCAGGCACGGAGCGGCAGGCTGCGCCGGTCCGTCATCAGTCCCTGGGGAGGGAGAGCGTCGTCGCGGGGGATCGCGGGCGCCGGAGTCGGGAAGGCCGGCGGCAGCCGGCCTTCCCGGCCACTCAGGCCTGCCCCCAGCCCGGCATCGCCTTCAGCTCGAGGAAGGCCTCCAGCCCGAACTCGCCCCACTCGCGGCCATTGCCGGATTGCCTGTAGCCACCGAAGGGCGCGTGCAGGTTCATCGGCGCCTCGTTCAGATGCACCATGCCGGCGCGGAGTTGGCCGGCGACGCGACGCACCTGCGCGGGGTCGCTGCCGGAGACATAGGCCGCGAGGCCATAGTGGCTGTCGTTGGCGATGTGCAGCGCCTGCGCCTCGTCGACGAAAGGCATGATCGCCAGCACCGGGCCGAAGATCTCCTCGCGCGCGATGGTCATGCCGGCATCGACGCCGGCGAAGATCGTCGGCCGCACGTAGAAGCCGCGATCCAGGCCGGGCGGGTGGCCGGTGCCGCCCAGGGCCAGGCGCGCACCCTCGTCGATGCCCGACTGGATCAGCCGCTGGATGCGCTCGTACTGATTGCGGCTGATGACCGGGCCGAGATCCGTGGCCGGGTCGGCCGGATCCCCGGTGCGCAGCGCCGCGGCGGCCTCGCAGGCCAGCGCCACGGCCTGGTCGTGCAGCGCCCGCGGCACCAGCATGCGCGTGGGCGCGTTGCAGGACTGGCCGCTGTTCTGGAAGCACTCGCGCACGCCCCAGCTGACCGCCCGTCCGAGCACTCCCTCGTCGAGGATGATGTTCGGCGATTTGCCGCCGAGCTCCTGGTGCACGCGCTTGACGGTGTCGGCAGCGGCCCTGGCCACGGCGATGCCGCCGCGGGTGGAGCCGGTGAAGGACACCATGTCGATCCCCTCATGCGCCGCCAGCGCCTGCCCGGTGTCCGCGCCATCGCCCTGCACCAGGTTGAAGACGCCGGGTGGCACGCCGGCCTCGTGGAGGATCTCGGCGAAGACCAGCGCCGACAGCGGCGCGAGCTCGCTCGGCTTGAGCACCATGGTGCAGCCGGCACCCAGCGCCGGGGCGACCTTGCAGGCGATCTGGTTGAGCGGCCAGTTCCACGGCGTGATCAGCCCGCATACCCCGATCGGCTCGCGCTGCAGGCGCAACCGGCCACGGTCCTCGGTGAAGGGGTAGCGCGCGAGCACCTCGACCATCGCCTGCATGTGGCCTGCGGCGAGCCTGGCCTGGGCCCGCCGGGCGAAACCGATCGGCGCGCCGAGCTCCGCGGAAATGGCCCGCGCAAGGTCCTCCCGCCGGCGTTCACAGCGCTGCGCGATGGCGGCGAGCAGCTCGCGCCGCTCGGCGACGCTGCTGGCGGCAAAGGCCGGGAAGGCCTGGCGCGCGGCGGCGACGGCACGGTCCACGTCCGCCGCCCCGCCGAGGACGATGCTGCCCACCCGCTCCCCGGTGGCCGGGTTGGTCAGCGGATAATCGCGCGGCGCCGCCGCTTCGACCCAGCGGCCGCCGATGTAGAAACGGCGATGCGCCTGCATGCACCCCTCCACCGGGCCGGCCGACCGGTTCCTCTGACCCGTCCCTCTGACCCGTTCCTCTGGCCGGGCACGCATTGTATCGTGCGCGCTCCGCCGGACAGCCTCCAGCCCGGACCGCGCATGAACCACCGTCGACTCCTCGTGCTCCTGCTGCTGGCCACGGCCATCCTCGCCTGGGTGATGCTGGATGCCGGCCGGTTCCTCGGCATCGAGTCCCTGCAAAGGCACTATGCGGAACTGCGCGCGCAGGCGGATGCCCACCCCCTGGCGGCCCCGCTGCTGTTCTTCGCCGCCTATGTGGCCATCGCCGCCACCGGCATTCCCGGCGGAGCGCTGGCCTGCACGCTGGCCGGCGGCGCGCTGTTCGGCCTCGCCTGGGGCAGCGTGCTGGTGTCCTTCGCCAGCAGCTGTGGCGCCACCGCGGCCTGTGCCATCTCGCGCTTCCTGCTGCGCGGCTTCGTGGAACGGCGATTTCCCGGACCGGTGGCGCGTGCCGATGCCGGCATCCGCGACAACGGCGCCTGGTACCTGCTCGCCATGAGGCTGGCCACCGTCGTGCCGTACTGGCTGATCAACCTGGTCATGGGCCTGACCCGGCTGCCGCTCGGGACCTTCTACTGGGTCAGCCAGCTCGGCATGCTGCCCTCCACCCTGCTGTTCGTGAATGCCGGGGTGCAGCTGGCGCGGATCGACAGCACCGCCGACCTGCTGTCGCCCGGCCTGGTGCTGTCGCTGCTGCTGCTCGGCCTGTTCCCCCTGGCCGCGCGCCGGTTCACGGCGCTGCTGATGGCCCGGCAGCGGCGGACCGGCTGACGGGCGGCCACGGGCATGCCCTGCGGAAACAAATTGTTACAGTGGCAACCCCATACCCGTGGCATGGTGGCCCGCAAACCAGGGGACGATTGCCTGCCATGAGCACTGCCGGCGAACCGGTCATCACCATCCGCGGCGTCGGCCGCAGCTACGCCATGGGCGACTCGGTGGTGCATGCCCTGCGGGGCGTGGACCTCGGCGTCGGGCGCGGCGAGTACGTGGCCATCATGGGACCCTCGGGATCGGGCAAGTCCACGCTGATGAACATCATCGGCTGCCTGGATCGCCCCGACAGCGGCGATTACACGCTCAACGGCAGGCGGGTATCGAAGATGGGCGACAGCGAACTCGCCCATGTCCGCAACCGCGAGATCGGCTTCGTCTTCCAGACCTTCAACCTGCTGCAGCGTGCCACCGCCCTGCGCAACGTCGAGCTGCCGCTGGTCTATGCCGGCGTCGGCCGCCACGAGCGCCATGAACGTGCCGCTGCGGCGCTCGGCCGCGTGGGCCTTGCCGAACGCATGCACCACCGGCCCAATGAATTGTCCGGCGGGCAGCGCCAGCGGGTGGCCATTGCCCGCGCGCTCATCAACCGGCCGAGCATCCTGCTGGCGGACGAGCCCACCGGCAACCTGGATTCCCACACCGCCACCGAGATCCTCGCCACCTTCGACGAACTGCACGCGGCCGGCAACACCATCGTGCTGGTCACCCACGACGACGAGGTGGCGCATCGCGCCCGGCGCATCATCAGGCTCAGAGACGGAATGATCGAGACGGATATTGCCCATGCATGACACCAGATTCCTGCTCATCCCCGCGGCCGCCTGCGGCCTGCTGCTCCTCGGCGGCTGCGGCCGCAACGCCGAGGACGCGGGGCCGAAGTTCGGCACCGAGACCATCGGCCGGCGCGACATCGTCGTCGCCGTCGAGGCCGCCGGCACCGTGGAGCCGCTGCTGACCGTGGAGATCAAGTCCAAGGCCTCGGGCGAGGTGCTGAAGGTCAACGGCGAGACCGGCCAGCTGGTGCAGGCCGGCACCCTGCTGGTGCAGATCGACAAGCGCACCCCGCGCAACCTGCTCTCCCAGGCACAGGCTTCGCTGGAAGCCGCCATCGCGCGGCGCAGCATTGCCCAGACCCAGGAGGCCCGCTCGCGGCAGCTGGTCCAGTCGCGCACCATCAACGAGGTGGACTACGAGAAGTCCCAGCTGGAACTGGCCAATGCCAAGGCCGACGTCGTCAGCGCCCAGGTCGCGGTGGAGAACGCGCGCATCACGCTGGACGACACCGATGTGCGCGCGCCCATCACCGGCACCATCATCGAGAAACTGGTGGAGACCGGCCAGGTGATCTCCTCGCCGATGAAGGACTTCGGCGGCGGCACCTCGCTGATGAAGATGGCCGACCTGACCACGGTGCAGGTCCGCGCGCTGGTGGACGAGACCGACGTCGGCAAGATCGAGCCGGGCAAGCCAGTCACCGTCAAGGTCACTGCCTACCCGAACCAGCCCTTCCCCGGCGAGGTCTACAAGATCGAGCCGCAGGCGAAGCAGGACCAGAGCGTCACCACCTTCGCCGTGCTGATCCGCCTGCCCAACCCGCAGGGGCTGTTGCGCCCGGGGATGAATGCCGATGTCGAGATCAAGGTGGCGGAGCGGCACAACGTGCTGGCGGTGCCGACGGTGGCGCTGCGCACGCCGCGGGAAATCGGCACCGATGCCGCCGCCATGGGTCTCGACGAGGCCGCAGTCCGCCGTGAGCTCGGCGATGGCCTGGCCAGGGCGGGTGGCCAGGGCGCCGGCAGCAGCGGCTACGAATACGGCGGCCACTACTGGACCTTCGTCAGGCGCGACGGCAAGCCGGTCGCCGTCAACGTGGAAACCGGCATCACCGACCTGGAGTTCAGCGAAGTGCTGGCCGGGCTCAGGGAAGGCGACGCGGTGTTCATGCTGCCGAGCACCGGGCTGCTGGAGCAGCAGGCGCGCGGCCGGGAGATGATGCGCCGCTTCAGCGTCATGCCCACCGGCGGCGCGAAGAAGCCCGCGGGCAAGCCCGGCCAGGACACGAAGGCGGGCCAGGCAGACAAGGCCGGCCAGGCCGGCCAGAACGGCCAGCCCGCCGCGACCGACAAGGCGGAACAGCCCGCGGCAGAGCGTGGCACCCGGCCGGGAGGCGGCGATGCAGCTCGGTGAACTGCTGCTGGTGGCGCTGCAGTCGGTGCGGGCCAACCTGTTCCGCTCGATGCTCACCATGCTCGGCATCATCATCGGCGTGGCCTCGGTGATCACCATGCTGGCGGTGGGCGCCGGCGCCCGCGGCGCAGTCGACAAGCAGATCGAGGCCCTCGGCGCCGGCCTGCTCAGCATCCGCCCCGGCCAGGTGTTCCAGATGGGCGTCGCCAAGGCCTCCGAGAAGCTCGACATCGACGATGTCGCGGCGCTGCTGGCGGATGGCGTCACCGTCGCCGCCGCGGTGCCCGAGCGCTCCGGCATGGAGCAGGTCAAGTTCATGAACCAGAACCGCAACCTGCGTGTGGTCGGCACCACCGCCAACTTCGCGGCGGTGCAGGACTACCACATCGAGGCGGGCCGGATGTTCGATGCCGCCGACGACGTCGCCAAGCGCGCCGTGGTGGTGCTCGGCGCCAAGGTGCCGCCGATGTTCAACGAGACCGCCGATTCCATCGTCGGCAAGACCATCTACATCCGCGGCCTGTCCTTCCGCGTCCAGGGCGTGTTCCGCGAGAAAGGCACCACCGGCTTCAGGAACGTCGACGAGCAGGCCTGGGTGCCGCTCAACACCGGCCGCTACCGCCTGTTCGGCACCACCACGCTGGACCTGATCAGCGTCAAGCCCACGCCCGGGGTGGGCATGCAGCAGGCCATCGTCGACATCGAGCGCATCATGCGCCGCGAGCACCAGATCCGTCCCGGACAGGACAACGACTTCAGCATCCAGGACCCGCGCCAGTTCCTCGATTTCCAGCAGACCGCCGCCAACATCTTCGCCATCCTGCTCGCCAGCATCGCCAGCGTCAGCCTGGTGGTGGGCGGCATCGGCATCATGAACATCATGCTGGTCACCGTCACCGAGCGCACGCGCGAGATCGGCATCCGCAAGGCGCTTGGCGCCACGCGCTTCAGCATCCTCGTGCAGTTCCTCATCGAGGCCATGATCATCTGCCTGCTCGGCGGCGCCATCGGCGTGCTGCTCGGCCTCGGCGTCTCGCGCCTGATCACCACCTTCGCCGGCTGGCAGGCCACCGTGTCGCTGGCGGCAATCGCCATGGCCTTCGGCTTCAGCGCCGGGGTCGGCCTGTTCTTCGGCCTCTGGCCCGCGCGCAAGGCGGCGAAGATGGATCCGATCGCAGCGCTGCGCTACGAGTGACGGCTGGATCGTGGCCGCTGTCACCCTCCAGGTCAGGGTCAGGCCACGCAGCCGCGCCTCGTCGCTGGAGCAGGCGGCCGACGGCAGCTGGGTCGCCAGGCTGAAATCGCCGCCGGTCGACGGCAAGGCCAACGCCGAGCTCCTCGCCCTGGTAGCCGATCACTTCGGCTGCAGCCGCTCGGCGGTGCGCATCCGCGCCGGCGCCTCCGGGCGCATCAAGCTGGTGCAGGTCGAGCGTCCCTAGGCGGCCCGCGGCCGGCGCCTACTCGAGCACCACCAGCTCCGCCATCATGCCGATGCCGGCGTGGTTGAAGATGTGGCAGTGGAGCATCCAGCGGCCGGCCGCGCCCCCGGGCTTGTCGCCGCCGGCGAGCGGACGGTCGTGCAGGCGCACGCGGAACACCAGCTGGTGCGTCGCCGGCACGTCGATGGTGTCCATGAACTCGTTGTAGTCGTACTCGTAGACCAGCTTGCCGGTGGAATCGAGCAGCCGCACCGGCTGGAACGAGAAGCCGTGCAGGTGCAGCGGGTGATGCTGCTGGGTGCCGTTGCGGATGGTGAGCTCGAGCAGGTCGCCAACCCGCGCGTAGCGGCTGGAGGCCAGGTACGGAATGGCGCGGTAGCCGCCGGCACCGCCGCCCTCGAGCGCCATGCCGTGGATACCGTCTATGGACTCGCGCAGGCCGAGCACCGTGAACAGGATGGACTCGTCCGCGCTGCCGGGCAGCGGCACCTCGAACTTCGCCGGATCCTGCAGGTGCGCGGTGATCGGCAGCCCGCGCAGGTCCTCCACCGGCGCCTGCACCGCCGGATGCAGGCGCAGCGGCGCGCCCGCGGCGATGCTGAAGCGCTCGGCCTTCGCCGCGCGGCCGCTGACCCGCAGCTTCAGCACCGGCGCCGAGGGCACGCCGCCATAGCCGAACGGATACTCCGTGGTGCCGTAGTGCTGGTAGTCGCCGGTCCAGAGCGTGAGCACCTCGCCCGGCTTCGCATCGGGCACGGTGAAGACGATGTCCGCCCGGTCGGCGTTGGCGAGCATGATCTCGCCGGGGTCGTACTGCAGGTCGAGGCTGCCCTGCCGGCCGCCCTCGAGGCGCGCGCGATCCAGCAGCCCGCCCTCGCCGCCGACGCGGACCAGGCTGACACGCTGGCCGCTGGCATCCGCCAGCCAGAGGCGGAAATA
Coding sequences:
- a CDS encoding DUF167 domain-containing protein — its product is MVAAVTLQVRVRPRSRASSLEQAADGSWVARLKSPPVDGKANAELLALVADHFGCSRSAVRIRAGASGRIKLVQVERP
- a CDS encoding multicopper oxidase family protein; this encodes MNHRSAAAVLAGFCLAASATTGLAAAVGNLRPAEDLNPDPHILEVRLVAEAATVDLGGVSAHALTFNGAIPGPELRLKVGDEVIAHFTNRLAEPVSVHFHGIELDNAHDGTTTTQDPVPTGGTFTYRFHVTRPGIFWYHPHAMMPTDQVFKGLYGVVVVEDPAEPALIARGVLPRQAYTLMLADTTVCKAPGSNDTATFPADPALPWSLTAKGLGTFPGNSAYPTPKDLCETPRDGHGHPLARVLAAGDIPNVQPPGNCGGKTSCRVNEGQIVLGNGRIAPEVEVRAGQGLRLRLVNAAVSRYFRLWLADASGQRVSLVRVGGEGGLLDRARLEGGRQGSLDLQYDPGEIMLANADRADIVFTVPDAKPGEVLTLWTGDYQHYGTTEYPFGYGGVPSAPVLKLRVSGRAAKAERFSIAAGAPLRLHPAVQAPVEDLRGLPITAHLQDPAKFEVPLPGSADESILFTVLGLRESIDGIHGMALEGGGAGGYRAIPYLASSRYARVGDLLELTIRNGTQQHHPLHLHGFSFQPVRLLDSTGKLVYEYDYNEFMDTIDVPATHQLVFRVRLHDRPLAGGDKPGGAAGRWMLHCHIFNHAGIGMMAELVVLE
- a CDS encoding ABC transporter permease, whose amino-acid sequence is MQLGELLLVALQSVRANLFRSMLTMLGIIIGVASVITMLAVGAGARGAVDKQIEALGAGLLSIRPGQVFQMGVAKASEKLDIDDVAALLADGVTVAAAVPERSGMEQVKFMNQNRNLRVVGTTANFAAVQDYHIEAGRMFDAADDVAKRAVVVLGAKVPPMFNETADSIVGKTIYIRGLSFRVQGVFREKGTTGFRNVDEQAWVPLNTGRYRLFGTTTLDLISVKPTPGVGMQQAIVDIERIMRREHQIRPGQDNDFSIQDPRQFLDFQQTAANIFAILLASIASVSLVVGGIGIMNIMLVTVTERTREIGIRKALGATRFSILVQFLIEAMIICLLGGAIGVLLGLGVSRLITTFAGWQATVSLAAIAMAFGFSAGVGLFFGLWPARKAAKMDPIAALRYE